In Gemmatimonadota bacterium, the sequence CGCCGGCGCTCCGGGTGTGGCGGCCATGTTCGTGGACTCCGGCGCGTTCTCCAACTCCTACCAGGGCGGCATCCGCCAGGGGGGCGCGTTCGAGCTGAAGCAGGCCACCTGGGCCTACACGAACGGCCTGCGCGATCCCGCCGTGCAGGCCGACCCCGCACTCAAGGCGGCCGTGGAGGCGGAGGACATCCGCGCGTGGTTCCAGCGCATGCCGTGGGCCCCGGGCGACTCGCCGGTGGCGCGGATCCCGGAGTACGAGGCCTATCTCTTCGAGCAGTGGACGAAGGGCGACTTCGACGAGTACTGGAAGCAGCCGGGCATCTGGGCCGAGGGGTTCTGGGACGAGTGGCCGGACTGTCCGCAGATGCATATGAGCAGCTGGTACGATGCGTATTCCCGCACCGCCACCGACAACTTCGTGGGCCTCAAGGCGCGCAAGCGGGCGCCGATCCGCCTCATCATGGGTCCGTGGACGCACGGGGACCGCTCCGAGACCTTCGCCGGTGACGTGGACTTCGGTCCGGCCGCCACGGTGGACGGGAACCTCGCGGCGGACTTCTGGGAGCTGCGGCGCCGCTGGTTCGACCATTGGCTGCGAGGCCTGGACAACGGCGTGGGTGCCGAGCCCACGGTGCGCTACTTCCGCATGGGTGGCGGCAGCGGACGCCGCAACGAGGCCGGGCGAATGCAGCATGGCGGCTCCTGGCGGACCGCGGACGACTGGCCGCTCCCCGGCACCGCCTTCACGCGCTACCACCTCCACGCGGATGGGCGCCTGACCACCGATGCCCCGGAGGCCGGCCCCGCGTCGCGGACCTACGACTACGATCCGCGCGATCCGGTCCCCTCCATCGGCGGGACGATCACGTCGGGAGCGCCCGTCATGTACGGAGGCGCCTTCGATCAGCGCGAGACCGAGACGCTGTATGGAGCGCGCGCGCCCTTCACGCGCCTGGCGGACCGACCGGACGTGCTCGTCTTCCAGACCGAGCCCCTGGCGGAGGACGTGGAGATCACCGGCCCGGTGGAGGTGCGGCTGTGGATCTCGTCGGATGCGTCCGACACCGACTTCACCATGAAGCTGGTGGACGTCTACCCACCGAACGCGGACTACCCGGAGGGCTTCGAGATGAACATCACCGACGGCATCCTGCGGGCGCGATACCGCGACTCGTGGGAGGAGCCGACGCTGATGGAGCCGGGCACCGTCTACGAGCTGGTGATCCAGCCGTTCCCGACCAGCAACCTGTTCGCACGCGGCCACCGCATCCGGTTGGACATCTCCAGCTCGAACTTCCCGCACTTCGACCTCAACTTCAACACGGGCGAACCGGAGGGGCAGGCCACCCGCTCCGAGATCGCGCGCAACACCATCTGGCTGGACGCAGCGCATCCTTCCCACGTGGTCCTTCCGGTGGTCCCGGCGGCCGATTGAGGGAGGCCGCCCGCGTCCGCGGGCCGACGCGGACCGGTCCCCTCCGAAGGAACCCGGACCGGGGGGTCCCGCGTAGGGGGAGTGCGAAGACCCCCGGCATCCACGCCGGGGGCGCGCCCGCGAGAGAAGGAGCGCTCCCCGCGTGAGCAAGGACGACGGGATCCCGGATATCCCCTCCTGGGAGGAGCTGGGCATCTCCCCGGAGGAGCTGAAGGAGCTCGAGGAGGAGCTGGCGCGCGAGGAGCGGGGTGAGCCGCCGGAGGACGCTGCGCCCACCCGGACCGGCACACCCGCGCGGATCGAGGAACCGGGTCCGGCCGCACCGCCTGCGCGGAGCCCGGGGAAGACCCCGTCGTCCAGCGCTCCTCCCGCGGGCACGCCGCCGCCGGGCAGCGCTCCCCCGTCCCGGGATGCGGCGGCGGGCGCCGGCCGGCCTTCCTCCGGCGCGGCCGCGCCGCCGGATGCGGGCGCGAAGCGGCGGTTCGGGTTCTTCCGTCGCCGGAAGAAGGACCGGGCGAGCCCTGGCTCGACGGGTAGAGGCTCGACTCCCGGCGGATCCAAGACGTCCGCGCCTCCGGCCGCGGCGGCACCGGTGCCCCCGGCGCGCCCGCCCCTGCCGCCGGCGACCCGGTGGCGGGGCCCGCTCACGGTGGTCCTCCTGCTGCTGGTGGCCTGGCTCTCCAGCTCGTGGCGCGGCATCCCGCGTCCCGTCCCCGCCGACGCGCCCGATTCGCTCTTCTCGGCCGAACGCGCCTGGGTCCACCTGGAGCGCATCGCGCGCGCGCCCCATCCGCCCGGCAGCCCCGAGCACGCCCGCGTGCGCGAACACCTGCTCGCGACGCTCGCGGGATACGGGCTCGATCCGCAGGTGCAGACCACCACGCAGGTGATCGGGCGCGGGTCCGTGGCCCGAGCGGTGACCGTGCGCAACGTGCTGGCGCGGATCCCGGGGAGCGAGCCCGGACGTGGCGCCGTGTTGATCACGGCGCACTACGACGGTCGCGAAGTCGCGCTCGCGGCCGGGGACGACGGTGCGGGAGTGGTGACCCTCCTGGAGGCGATCCGCGCGCTGCGGACCGGACCCCAGCTCCGTCACGACGTGATCGTGCTCCTCACCGATGCGGAGGAGCTGGGACTCGTGGGCGCACGGGCCTTCGTGGACCAGCACTCCTGGATGGACGACGTGCGGCTCGTGCTCTCCTTCGAGATGCGCGGCGGCGGGGGGCCGTCGCTCATGTTCGAGACGGGCGCGCAGAACGGCTGGGTGGTGCAGCAGTTCGCGGAGGTCGCGCCCTATCCGCACGCCAACTCCTTGAGCGTCGAGATCTATCGGCGTCTCCCCAACGACACCGATTTCACGCCGTTCCGGGAGGCCGGGCGCCAGGGGCTCAACTTCGCGGCGATCGGTCGCGCCCACGTCTATCATCAGGCCTACGACACACCCGCCAACCTCTCCCGCGCCACCGTGCAGAACCACGGCGTGCAGGCCCTCGCGCTGCTCCGCCATTTCGGGGATGCGGACCTGGACGCGGTGACGGCCCCGGACCGCGCGTACTTTTCGATCCCGTACGTCGGCGTGTTCACCTATCCGGGATGGGTGTCCTGGGTGCTGAGCGTCGTGCTGGTGTTGGGGTGGATCCTGCTGATCGTCCGGGGCCGGGCGGCCGGGCTGCGGGTGGGCGGCATGGTGGTGGGTCTCCTCGTCGGGGTCGGCCTCGTGGCCGGGTCCGCCGGCGCCGGGGTGCTGCTGCTGCGCACCGTGACCGGGCTGCATCCCGAAGCGGGTCGGCTGCACGGCAGCCTCCTGCACGCGGAGTGGCCCTACGTGCTCGCTCTGGTCGCGGCCGCCTTCACCTCGGCGACCGTCGCCCTGCTGCTCACGCGTCGCTGGTTCCGGCTGGGCGCGCTCGCGCTGGGGGCGCTCACCCTTCCGCTGCTCGCGGCCGCCGTGATGGGCTTCCTGGTGCCGCTGGGCGCGGCCAACCTGCAGGGGCCGGCCCTGGGCGGTCTGCTGGCGGCCGCGGTGGCGTTGGGGGTCGAGCCCACGCAGCGCCCCGGCCACGTACGCTGGGTGCTCTGGCTCCTCCTGGCGGTGCCGGTCCTCGTCTTCCTGGTGCCGCTGACCGAGCTGCTCTGGTTGTCCCTCAGCCTGGGCCAGGCCGCCCTGGTCGGCGGTCTGGCGGCCCTCATCGTCGTGTTGCTCCTCCCGCTCGTCGATGTCGCGCGCGAGCCCAACGGGTGGGGCGCGAGCGTCCTCGGTCTGATCGTCACGGCGGTCTTCGTGGGTATCGGGCTCGCGCTCGCGCGCCCGGGCGAGACACGGCCGCTGCCGTCCACGCTGGTCTACGCGCTCGACCGGGAGGACGGCTCGGCCGTGTGGGCGCTCGATCCCGCCGTGCTGGAGGCGGACGCCGCCGACCGGGCGGATCTGGCCTGGGCTCGGGAGCGGGCGGGGACCCCCGATACCGTTCGGACCGTGGCGGCGCTGGCGGCCGGCATGTCGTTCGCGGTCGCTCCCGCGCCGCGCGTGGCGGCCGCGCCGCCACGGTTGTCGGTCGCGACGGACAGTGCCTCGGCACTGGCGGGCGCTCCGCTCCGCGTGCGCGTCGCGTCCGCGTTCGGCGCGGAGGCGCTGCGCTTCACGTTCCCCGACGGGGGTGCGCGCCCGGTCGCCATCAACGGTCGCCCTCTCGGCGCGCGTCCCGAGCTCCAGATCGTGGAGCATTGGGGCGAGCCCGAGGGAGGGGCCGTGGTCCTCGATCTGGATCCCGCCAACGCCGGCGACACCGTGCGTTTCGACCTGGTGGAGACCACGTTCCGTCCCTCCGAGCTGGTGGGTCCGGACGTCTTCCGGCGACCCGCCGGGCTCGCCCCCGATATCCGCCGCCTGTCCGATCGGGCGGTCGTACGCACCCCCGTCGCGATCGACGTGCGCAGCGGGACCGTCGCGCTGGGGATCGCAGGCCTCGCCGAACCCGCGCCCGCGGGTGCGACCTCCGGTCCCGGAGACACGCTCCCCACAGGGGCACCGGCCGACAGCACCGATCTCGCGGCCGTCGAGCTCTTCGCACCGGGGGTCGTCTCCTCGGCGGCACCTGAGTTCGCGATCACGTTCACGCCGGACGGGCGCACCGCGTTCTTCAACCGCGGGACGGAAGACCGGAGCGCCTACCGGATGCTCGCATCGTTGCGGAGCGATACGACCTGGGGGTCGGCCGAGGCGGTGCCGTTCGCGAGCGCAGGCATGGACGTGGATCCGTTCGTGAGCCCCGACGGCAACCGGATCTGGTTCTCGTCGGACCGGCCGCGCGCGGGCGCGCCCGCGGGATCGATCTCGAGCTGGTACGTGGAGCGGACCGCCACGGGGTGGAGCGATCCGATCGACCCGGGTGCACCGTTCAACTCGGATTCGGCGGACATCTTCGTCTCGGAGGCCCGGGATGGCACTGTGGTGTTCCGCTCGGAGCGGGACGGCCGCCGACGGGTCTACGCCACGCGCCGCGGAACGGAAGGGTGGGAGACCCCGGTGGCGCTGCGCTTCGGAACGGTGGAGGAGGCGTCCAATCCCATGCTGCACCCGAGCGGTACCTGGATCGTCCTCTCGCTGCCGGGGCCGGGAGGAGAGCCCGACCTCTACGCGAGCTGCCGTACGGCGGAGGGAATGTGGGGCGAGCCGTTCGCGCTCCCCGCCGCGATCAACTCGCCGTTCGCGGAGTTCGCACCCGCCTTCCATCCCGACGGTACGTTGTATTTCACGTCGGAGCGGCCGGGGGTCGTAGGCACCCAACCCGACGGCACGCGTCCGCCGGGTGACATCTACCGCGTGCGTCCGGGTGCACACGTCGCGTGCGACGGTACGGCGGTCCCCCTGGGCTGACGACCTCCATCTCCATGTTCGATCTGATCGAGCTCTTCGCCGTGCTCTCGGCCGGCCTGTATGGGGTGCTGTTGGCCCGCAAGAAGGGGATGGACCTCGTCGGCGTCTTTTCCGTGTCGTGCATCATCGCGTTCGGAGGCGGCACGCTCCGCGACCTGTTCCTGGACCGCACGCCGCTCTTCTGGATCGCGAATCCACACTATCCCGTGCTGATCTTCCTCATCTCCGTCGTGGCCTCCATCGTGCGCTTCCCCGAAGAGGGACGGGTGCTCCGTCTGCTCTACGTGCCCGATGCGCTGGGATTGGGTCTGTTCAGCGCGCTGGGGGCGGGGTTCGCGCTGGCCGAGGGCACGTCGCTGTTCGTGGCCTCCCTGCTCGGCGTGATCACCGGGACGTTCGGAGGGGTGCTGGGCGACATCGTCTCGAACGAGATCCCGAGCCTCTTCCGGTCGGGCACCACGCTCTACGCCACGTGTGCCTTCCTGGGGTCGTGGACCTTCCTGCTGTTGCACACGGTGGGGATGCCCGAGCCCGGACCGGTCGTGGCCGGGATCGCCGTCACGGTCATCCTGCGGCTCGCTGCGGTGGTGCGGGATTGGAAGCTGCCGGCGCTGCGCTGATGGCGAATGGCAGCGTGGACCGGTCCGCCCGCTCAGTAGTACAGCGCAACCGCCGTGTAGACGAGCTGACCATAGGTGCCGAATTCGCTGCGCAGCAGCGGGGGAGCGGAGTCCGCGAAGCGCGGCGAACGACCCCGGGTCAGCAGCGCACCCAGCGAGAGGCGGGCGCTCTGACCCAGGTCGTAGCTCGCGAACGGAGTGATGGAGACGCTCGCGTCGTCGAGATTGGCGCGGCCCGCGGCGGCGAGCGTGACGCGGTCCCCCGACTGCCATGACACGGTCCCACCGAGGTACGTCCGCCCCAGGAGATACGTCTCGCCGCGGGCAAACTCCGGCGCGGTCAGATGCTCCACGTAGCGCGCCGTCTCCGACGTACCCAGCCCGTTTCGATGCAGCTCCACGGACGCGATCCAGGTGGAACCCAGGCGGTCCGCGCCGACGGTGGCGCGCAGGTCGCGCCAGCCCCCGCGGTCCAGCGCGTACGGAGTGGCCACCTCGGCCCGGATCTTCCACGTGTCGAGCACCCAGGAGACGCCCGCGAGCGCGATGAGCTCGCGCCAGAACTTGCCTGCGGCGACATAGACGTCGGCCGTAGGCAGCTCGAGCGTGGCGCGCATCCCACCTGAGAGATCGTCGACCGACCCCCGGTCGGCCACCACGGCGTCCAGCTCCAGGCCCGGCCTCGGATACAGGAGCGCACGGACCGCGTCGACGCCGCGCTTCTCCTCCGTGTCGAGCTCGAACGGGCTGAACTGCGCCCACAGGTCGGCGATGGGAAAGAGCGTGGAGATCCCCCACGTGATGGCCTGCCGGCCGAGCGTGAGATCGACGGCGTCGGCGCGGACGCGGAGGGCCAGGCGGTCGAGGTCGTGCCAGACCCGGAAGCCGGGCTCGTCCACGAAGGTGGTCTCGAGGTCCACGGTTCGGCCGGGAACGGCGCTCACGCCGAAGCCCGTGACGCCGCTCCCGAACGCCTCCGGCGTGGTCGACATCTGGAGCTGCAGGCGGTCGTGGACGTCAACCCCGACGTGCTCGCCGAACGCGAGCTGCCAGCGCAGCCGTACCACTTCGGCGTTGAAGGCCGAGCGTCGATCGGCGCCTGGAGGCGTGTAGCCGAGGTCCTGGATCGCCGACAGGGAACGGACGTATCCGCTCCACACCGGGCCGCTCCCCCGGCCGGTCTGGGCCGGGAGCGGGGAGGTGTCCGCGATGGACGTGGCGAGCAGCGCGAGCGTGCAGGCAGCCACGGCTCCGGCCCGCGTCATGTCACCGGCCGCCGGCGTGCGCCGGGGTCACCCGGGCTTCATCGGCGTCCACCCGACCATCGCGGAGCCGCACGAGCCGGCGCACGCGCTCGATGACCACCGGATCGTGACTGGAGAAGAGGAACGTGGTCCCGAGCTCGCGATTGAGCTCGTCCATCAGGTCGAGCAGCGCCGACGACGTCTCCGAGTCCAGGTTGGCCGTGGGCTCGTCGGCCAGCACGACGTCGGGCTGCGTCGCCAGCGCCCGCACCACGGCCACGCGCTGTTGTTGCCCGCCGGAGAGCTCATGCGGCTTCCGATCCGCCTCGGCGGCCAGTCCCACGCGTTCGAGAAGCGGGAGCACGCGCGCGCGGCGCGCTTCGGGCGTCACACCGCGAAGGAGCAGGGTGAACTCCGCGTTCTCGTAGGCGGTGAGCACGGGGACGAGATTGTAGGCCTGGAACACGAACCCGATGTGATCGAGGCGGAAGTCCGCGGCCGTGCCCCGGTCCATGTCCGTCACCCGGTGGCCGGAGACGGATACCCATCCCGACGTGGGGCGATCGAGCGCCCCGATCAGGTTGAGGAGCGTGGTCTTGCCCGAGCCCGAAGGACCCGCCAGCCCGCAGAACTCCCCCGGTTGGATGGTGAGATCGACGCCCCGCAGCGCGTGGACCTCGACGTCACCCTGCCGGAAGACACGGGTGACTCCGCTCACCTGGATCTGGGGCGCAGACGCTGTCATTCGAAGAACCGCATCGCTTCGGCGGGGGCGAGCCGCGTGGCCTTCCAGGCGGGATAGAGGGCGCTGCCCAGCGTGGCCAGGATCACCAGCGCCGTGCCGGCCGCCCACTTCCGCGGCCGGATCTCGCTGTACATCACCATGTCCTCCAGGTTGATGCCGGAGATCTCGATCTCCTCGATCCCCCAGGCGGAGAGCGGGATGCCCCACCGGGCTGCGGCCAGGTGCGCGCCGAAGCCGAGTGCGAAGCCCACCCCGACGCCGAGCACGGTCAGCAGGACGGTCTCGGCCAGCAGGAGGCCGGCCACGCGGGGCCCGCGCAGGCCCAGCGCGGAGAGCAGGCCCAGCTCGCGCACGCGCTCCAACACGGCCATCAGGAAGGTGTTGGCGATCGAGAAGAGGACCACCAGCAGGATGACGCCCAGGTACACGTATCCGAACGCGTCGTCCAGCTCGGTGAACCCCACCATCTCGGGGACGGCCTCCTGCCAGGAGAGCACCTCGATGTCCGGAGCGCGATCGGCGAGGGCCGTGCGCACGGCAGCGGCCAGGGCGGACGCATCGGCGTCCGGCGCGCCGAGCACGCCGATCTGCGTGAGCATCGCGTCCATGACCGCCACGTCGCGCGCGGCCTGCAGGTTGGTCCACGCGACGCCTTCGTCGATCTCGCGTACCCCGGTCTCGACGATCCCGCTGAGATGGAAGAGCGCACGGGTCACCTCGCCCTCGACGTCGGTCGTCGTCAGCACGACGCGGTCACCGAGCTCGAGCTCCAGCTCGGCGACGGCTGCGGCCCCGAGCACGATCGGGTCGCGTTCGCCGCCGGTCAGGAACGTTCCATCCACCAGGTCTGCGGCCGGATCGGACAACGCGGCCTCGGCGGCAGGATCCACCCCCGACAGCTGCACAGGAAGCGTGCCGGAGGACGTCGAGGCGAGCCCCGTCAGGAGGATGCGTGGAAGGACGGTGCGTACGCCCCCAACGGCACGGATCCGCTCCTGCAGGGAAGGGGCGTCGCGCAGCGCGACGTCGCTGGCGCGGGTATCCCAGTAGCCCTGTGCATGGACGAGGACCTGCCCTCCTGCCGCCTGCGCCGCTTCCTCCAGCATGCGGCGATGCCCGTCGTCGTTGATGCTCATGCCCACGAGCATCAACGCGTACGTGAGCGCGATCGCGGAGCCCATGATGAAGGTGCGCCCGCGGTGGCGCCACAGATTGCGCCAGGCCATGCGCCAGATCATGCGCGCCCCGACAGGGTGGGCACGGGGTCGATGCGCGCGGCGCGCCAGGCCGGCCACAGGCCGCACAGGAACGCGAAGATCATCATGACGGCGACGGGCTCGACCAACGCCATCGGCTCGAGCACGAAGTAGAGCCGGTCCGAGAAGGACACGCCCATGAAGGAGAACGCGGTCTGGTCGGTGAACAGCGCCATGTTCAGGCCGGCGCGGGCATGGTACCACGCCAGCCCGCCACCCGCCGCGGCGCCGATCAGCGCACCTGTGGATCCGAGCACAGCCGTCTCGATCTGCAGCGTGCGGAACATGCGGCGCGGCCGCATGCCGATCGCCATCATGACGCCGAACTCGCGTCGGCGCTCCAGGGCGCTCATGCGTTGCGTGTTCAGGATCCCGACACCGGCCACGAGATAGATCAGGAGGTACATGAACCAGTAGGAGCGGCGGAACAACACCACCATCTGGTCGACCGCCGGCAGGATCTCCTGCCACGGCCGGGCGACCAGGCGGTCGTCGCGGGCGGCGGCTGCGTCGGCCGGGAGGCGATCGAGCGCGCCGATGGCGGCCGCTACGGTCTGAGCGGTGGAACGGGCCTGGGAGAGGTCGCGCGTGCGGACGGCGATCTCGTGGACCTCGCCGGACAGGGCCGTCAAGCGCTCCGCGTCGGAGCGGTGCAGGTACACGCTCGATCGGTCGACCTTCGTGTTGCCCGTCCGGACGATGCCCGTCACGCGCAGGAGCTCGTTCCCCAGCGAACCGTCGGCCGCCTCCAGGAAGAGCACGAGCTCGGCACCCACGCCGACCCCGAGCTGACGGGCGAGCGCCTCGCCCAGCACGGCCTCCCGCGGTCCGGGATCCGGTGCGGGCGCGATGCTCAGCCAGTGCCCGGCCGTCACCGCCCGGCGGATGGGTGTGGTCCGGGCCTCGCGTTCCGGATCCACGCCATGCACCTGCGCCACCTGCGAGCGGTGCTCGTTTCCGACGAGCCCGTTGGCCTCGATGCGCGGGGAGACGGCGACCACGTCGGCCACCCCCTCGAGTCGCCTCAGGAGCTCGGAGTCGACCGGAAAGGTGCGGTAGACCCGGGGCCGGTCGGCGTAGGCCGCGGTATGGATCTGGATCTGGGCTGCCTCGACCGCGGTGGCGCCCTGCACCATCTGCTGGAGCCACCCTTCATAGAAGGCGAGGGTCCACACCATCAACGCCACCGCAACGGCGATCGCCGCCAGCGTCAGCCCGCTCCGCCAGCGGTTCCGGGCCAGGTTGCGGATGCCGAGCTTCGCGGCGATCACGTCAATCGCTCGCGATCCGGCGCAGGCCGCGTCGGGTGAAGAGGTCCTGTTCGACGTCCACGTCGAGCTCGAGGACCTCATACAGCACTTCCGTGCGTTCCTCGGGCCGGTCCGCGGGCTGGAGCACCAGGCGGAGCGGGATGGGCCGCCCTGCGATGCGGGCGACATCCGTGAAGATCATCGTGCGAACGAGCTCGTCGCCGTCGTGATACTCACCGCGGACGGGGATCCAGCCGGACGGGTCGAGGAAGAACACCAGGCGGGTGTAGACGACCGGCAGGTCGGGATCGGGAACCAGATCGAGGCGGATCAGGCGACGACCGGGCTCCTCCGCCCACGACAGCGAGGCCCGGTGGTCGTCCAGGTAGCTGGTCTCGCGGAGGAGGTCGTCGTTGGTGAAGTGGCTTCCCATCCAGCTCTCGGAGAGCAGCCCGGACGGGATGCGGATGAGCCGGTCCGCGCGCGGAGCGTAGTTCCAGAGCCCTTCCTCCGTGCGCAACGTCGCGGTGCCCGCCTCCCGTGCGGGCTCACGGATCACGATGAGGGCCTCGTCGTCGCCGCGGGACCAGGCTTCCAGGGTGAGCTCGCGGGTGCCGCGCTCGCGCACGACCGTCATCCGCATCACCGCGTGGCTCGAGGTGGCCTGGTAGAGGTCGTCCAGGTGACGGACGACCTCGGCCACGTCGGGGAGAGCCGGGACGGCTTGCGCGGCCGCCGCGGTCGCGGTTGCGGCCGTCAGCAGCGCGATCCGGACGGCTGTCACAGGGGCCCTCATGCCCTCTTCTCCATCGAGGGTGGCGCACGTGGCCGGGGGCCGCGCGCGCGGATGACTACACCGATGCCCCTACCAGGTCCGGATGGAGTAAGGCCGGAAGCCCGGCTCGAACCGGTCCGAGGAGTCGTGGATCGTCAGCTCCAGCCGCTCCCCCGGCGAGACGGCCACGAACTCGGTGAGGGTCCTCGGGCCGTCGGCATTGGCGAAGAGGATCCGGAGGCGCAAGCTTCCGCCGGACGGCCGCTGGGTGGAGAGGAGCGCCGTGCTGAGCCCCTCCACGACATCGGGTGCGTCGGGCGCCGGGCTGCCGATCTCGAGGCCGACGTCGGCGAAGTCCCAGTTCTTGACCATCACCGCGAGGCGACCGTCCTCGGGGCCCGGCGCCCCAGCGTCGAATGGACTGCTCGGGCGGTAGGCGCACGAAGGAAGGACCAGCAGGGCCAGCAGGGAGAGCCATCGGTTGCGCGCCATACACCACCTCCCCCTCGGACGGAAGGGCCAAGACGGGTTTCGTTACAATTACGTTACTGTCTTGGTGCAATAATCATGCGGGATTGGACCCGCGACGTCCAGTCCAGGTCCATGGCGCGATCGCAGGACCGGAACGGCCACCGGCCTCTCCGCTCGGGTCGACCCTGCCGGCTCGCCGGGCCGACCGGCCGGCACGGACGGAGCGCTGTCGGTCGCGTTGGGGTGTCCGAGAACACCGGCGTCCGGTCGGGCCGACCGGACGCCCGAACGGGGCGGCGTCGATCGCGTGATATCGAGCCGGGTATCCGCCGGCGCCGTTGGGGTGTCCGCGAAACACTGGCGTCGCGTCGGGCCGTGGCCCCACTATTGCCGCCGCTCGAGGATGGGGCGTCGATCCGGATCGCCATCGCTGTGGCGTCCGCCGTCCCCCCGGTCCGCGCCGGTGCGCCGGCTCCCGCCGCCTCTCGGGGTGGTGGTCCCCCTGATCGAAAGGACGCACAGGTTGCCGATCGTCGCGACCGGACGATTCTCGCGCCCGGCCAGCGCGCTCCTGCGCCCGGCTCTGGTGGGCCTCGTGTGCTCGATGGCCGTCGCTGCCCCGCTGGGAGCCCAGTTCAGCTCGCCCGCCGACACCCTGATCCTCCCCTCGCGGCTGGGCGTCCCGGCCCTGGGTGGGGCCGGACTGGTCGCGCTGGCGGCATTCGTGGTCATGCCCGCGGATGAGGAGATCCGCGAGTGGGTCCAGGGGGCGGGGCGGCAGAGCGAGTTGCTCCAGGGCACGGCAGGAACGTTCGAGCGCTTCGGTAGCGTCGCCGTCCCGATCGTCGGCGCGGGCGTCTATGCGGCCGGTCGGGTGCTCGGACAGGAGACCCTGACCGACGTGACCCACCACACGATGAAGGCCGTCGTGACCGCAGCGGCCGTGACCTACCTCGGCAAGACGTTGGCCGGGCGCGAGCGTCCGACGGAACGGGAAGACGGCCAGTGGAGCTACGGGCTGGGGCGAGGCCTGTCCGATCCGCACTATCGCGCCTTCCCATCCGGCCACACCGCGCAGGCTTTCGCGATCGCCACGGCGCTCTCCTCCGAGCTCCAGCGCCACCACGTCTGGGGCGCGGAGGTGTGGCGCCCGCTCCTCTTCTCCTCCGCCGCGTTGACCGGCCTGTCGCGCATCTACGACGACCGGCACTGGACGTCGGACGTGCTGCTCGGGTCCGTGGTCGGGTATCTGTCCGCCCGCTCCGTGTTGGACGACCACGACCCGTTCGTGC encodes:
- a CDS encoding CocE/NonD family hydrolase, which gives rise to MHDAGTPRGDVHVPGHGPIGYGFQMRVSIDELLSRREFHRRLGLAGAGLWLLGPAACARAGADTPVDDPGYDAFRELDVMVSMRDGVRLATDVHRPSREGVPLEGPFPVLLERTPYGKHLPSRSEVRAGDVDTPWSRAQVADYFVRLGYVVVYQDVRGRYGSEGAYVKYLDDAADGYDTCAWILEQPWCDGQIGTKGLSYAAHTQGALASAGAPGVAAMFVDSGAFSNSYQGGIRQGGAFELKQATWAYTNGLRDPAVQADPALKAAVEAEDIRAWFQRMPWAPGDSPVARIPEYEAYLFEQWTKGDFDEYWKQPGIWAEGFWDEWPDCPQMHMSSWYDAYSRTATDNFVGLKARKRAPIRLIMGPWTHGDRSETFAGDVDFGPAATVDGNLAADFWELRRRWFDHWLRGLDNGVGAEPTVRYFRMGGGSGRRNEAGRMQHGGSWRTADDWPLPGTAFTRYHLHADGRLTTDAPEAGPASRTYDYDPRDPVPSIGGTITSGAPVMYGGAFDQRETETLYGARAPFTRLADRPDVLVFQTEPLAEDVEITGPVEVRLWISSDASDTDFTMKLVDVYPPNADYPEGFEMNITDGILRARYRDSWEEPTLMEPGTVYELVIQPFPTSNLFARGHRIRLDISSSNFPHFDLNFNTGEPEGQATRSEIARNTIWLDAAHPSHVVLPVVPAAD
- a CDS encoding M28 family peptidase, translating into MSKDDGIPDIPSWEELGISPEELKELEEELAREERGEPPEDAAPTRTGTPARIEEPGPAAPPARSPGKTPSSSAPPAGTPPPGSAPPSRDAAAGAGRPSSGAAAPPDAGAKRRFGFFRRRKKDRASPGSTGRGSTPGGSKTSAPPAAAAPVPPARPPLPPATRWRGPLTVVLLLLVAWLSSSWRGIPRPVPADAPDSLFSAERAWVHLERIARAPHPPGSPEHARVREHLLATLAGYGLDPQVQTTTQVIGRGSVARAVTVRNVLARIPGSEPGRGAVLITAHYDGREVALAAGDDGAGVVTLLEAIRALRTGPQLRHDVIVLLTDAEELGLVGARAFVDQHSWMDDVRLVLSFEMRGGGGPSLMFETGAQNGWVVQQFAEVAPYPHANSLSVEIYRRLPNDTDFTPFREAGRQGLNFAAIGRAHVYHQAYDTPANLSRATVQNHGVQALALLRHFGDADLDAVTAPDRAYFSIPYVGVFTYPGWVSWVLSVVLVLGWILLIVRGRAAGLRVGGMVVGLLVGVGLVAGSAGAGVLLLRTVTGLHPEAGRLHGSLLHAEWPYVLALVAAAFTSATVALLLTRRWFRLGALALGALTLPLLAAAVMGFLVPLGAANLQGPALGGLLAAAVALGVEPTQRPGHVRWVLWLLLAVPVLVFLVPLTELLWLSLSLGQAALVGGLAALIVVLLLPLVDVAREPNGWGASVLGLIVTAVFVGIGLALARPGETRPLPSTLVYALDREDGSAVWALDPAVLEADAADRADLAWARERAGTPDTVRTVAALAAGMSFAVAPAPRVAAAPPRLSVATDSASALAGAPLRVRVASAFGAEALRFTFPDGGARPVAINGRPLGARPELQIVEHWGEPEGGAVVLDLDPANAGDTVRFDLVETTFRPSELVGPDVFRRPAGLAPDIRRLSDRAVVRTPVAIDVRSGTVALGIAGLAEPAPAGATSGPGDTLPTGAPADSTDLAAVELFAPGVVSSAAPEFAITFTPDGRTAFFNRGTEDRSAYRMLASLRSDTTWGSAEAVPFASAGMDVDPFVSPDGNRIWFSSDRPRAGAPAGSISSWYVERTATGWSDPIDPGAPFNSDSADIFVSEARDGTVVFRSERDGRRRVYATRRGTEGWETPVALRFGTVEEASNPMLHPSGTWIVLSLPGPGGEPDLYASCRTAEGMWGEPFALPAAINSPFAEFAPAFHPDGTLYFTSERPGVVGTQPDGTRPPGDIYRVRPGAHVACDGTAVPLG
- a CDS encoding trimeric intracellular cation channel family protein, with product MFDLIELFAVLSAGLYGVLLARKKGMDLVGVFSVSCIIAFGGGTLRDLFLDRTPLFWIANPHYPVLIFLISVVASIVRFPEEGRVLRLLYVPDALGLGLFSALGAGFALAEGTSLFVASLLGVITGTFGGVLGDIVSNEIPSLFRSGTTLYATCAFLGSWTFLLLHTVGMPEPGPVVAGIAVTVILRLAAVVRDWKLPALR
- a CDS encoding ABC transporter ATP-binding protein gives rise to the protein MTASAPQIQVSGVTRVFRQGDVEVHALRGVDLTIQPGEFCGLAGPSGSGKTTLLNLIGALDRPTSGWVSVSGHRVTDMDRGTAADFRLDHIGFVFQAYNLVPVLTAYENAEFTLLLRGVTPEARRARVLPLLERVGLAAEADRKPHELSGGQQQRVAVVRALATQPDVVLADEPTANLDSETSSALLDLMDELNRELGTTFLFSSHDPVVIERVRRLVRLRDGRVDADEARVTPAHAGGR
- a CDS encoding FtsX-like permease family protein encodes the protein MIWRMAWRNLWRHRGRTFIMGSAIALTYALMLVGMSINDDGHRRMLEEAAQAAGGQVLVHAQGYWDTRASDVALRDAPSLQERIRAVGGVRTVLPRILLTGLASTSSGTLPVQLSGVDPAAEAALSDPAADLVDGTFLTGGERDPIVLGAAAVAELELELGDRVVLTTTDVEGEVTRALFHLSGIVETGVREIDEGVAWTNLQAARDVAVMDAMLTQIGVLGAPDADASALAAAVRTALADRAPDIEVLSWQEAVPEMVGFTELDDAFGYVYLGVILLVVLFSIANTFLMAVLERVRELGLLSALGLRGPRVAGLLLAETVLLTVLGVGVGFALGFGAHLAAARWGIPLSAWGIEEIEISGINLEDMVMYSEIRPRKWAAGTALVILATLGSALYPAWKATRLAPAEAMRFFE